DNA sequence from the Halorussus sp. MSC15.2 genome:
TTCAACATGTTCTCGACCGGTGAGATGGTCATAAAGACTATAATTGTCTGGAAGAACACCGATATGTTTTCGGACAGTATACGGGCTATCTTCAGGGTTATGTCCGAGAATAGATATTTCACCATCCGTCGGTTCCCTGAAACCAAGCAATAAATCTATTATTGTCGACTTGCCTGCCCCATTTGGCCCTAAGAATCCAAATACCTCACCTCGTTTGATTTTCAAGTCGAAGTCTCTAACTGCCGTAGTCGTACTGTATTCCTTTACCAACCCCTCAATTGTGATAGCTGACATCTATTCATACCTTTTCCATCTCATAACTTAAAACAACCGATGTAGTAGAATATCCTATATCTGTAGTTTTAATATAAGTTACAAATATTAAAATAAATATCATATACAAAATTGTAAGCTGCAGCCAAGCTAGATGCTTGGGAGACGGTAGTTGACTCCGAGAAAAGTTGCTGTCAGTTATCGTCCTCTATAGTGGTCGTGATAGGGCACATCCCCGCTATTAAAGGTCCGGTCAACACTCAGAGTAAAGTCATCGCTGATGATTCCAAAATACGCCGTCGGTCCCAGCGATACTCAATAACCAGTAGATGTGCTGGCAATCACTGTAAACTTCTCCTCAGTTATAGCTACTTGTAGCGATATCGCCCGTTGCGGGCTTCCTCTAGAGGCCATCGTCAGAACACGGAGAGTGAATTTTGTTATCTGGTCGTTTCTCTCGCTTCCGTTAAGCGTGCGACTACTGGTTTCGATAAGTTCACGCTGAAGGACCTGCCTATTTTTAGTTCGTCCCGTTGCTATCGGTAGTATGCGAGTAGACCTCGGTAACGCACTCTCGGACGTCGCCACCCCCGGCCTCTCACGTGAAGCGCTCGACGAACTCGACGAGCGAGTCGCCGACGCCCACGAGCGCATCCAACGAGGGCGCGACGAGTCCGAACACGGCTACGCCGCGCTGAACCTCCCCGAAACCGCGAACCCCGACGAGATTCGGCGCGCGGTCGAACCCTTCGCCGACGCCGAGGCGGTCCTGACCGTCGGCATCGGCGGGTCCGCGCTCGGCGCGGCCACGCTCGCCCGCGCCCTGCCCTCCGAGACGGACGCCTTCTTCCTCGACAACGTAGACCCCGAACACGTCACGCGACTACTCGACTCCCTGCCGCTGGCCGACACCGCGGTCAACGTGGTCTCGCGCTCGGGCACCACCGCCGAGACGCTCGCCAACTTCCCCGTCGTGCGCGATGCGATGGACGACGCCGGAGTCGATTGGACCGACCGGACCTTCGTCACCACCGGCGCGGAGGGGAACCTCCGGCGACTCGCCGAGAAGGAGGACCTGCCCGCGCTCGCGGTGCCCGACGGGGTTCCCGGCCGCTTCTCGGTCCTCTCGACCGTGGGGTTGGCCTGCGCCGCGATACAGGGCCACGACCTCGACGCCATCCTCCGCGGTGCCAGAGACGAGGCCGACCGACTCGCGGGGTCGCTGTACGACTCGCCCGCGTACGCCTACGGCGCGGCGTCCTACGCCCTCGAAGAGCGCGGCGCGGCCGTCAACGCGATGATGCCCTACGCCGAGTCGCTCGAAACCTTCGCCGAGTGGTTCGCCCAACTGTGGGCAGAGAGCCTCGGCAAAGACGGCCGCGGCCAGACCCCCGCTCGCGCGCTCGGCGCGACCGACCAACACTCCCAACTGCAGCTCTACCGGGCCGGACCTCACGACAAGATGGTCACGCTCGTGCGACCAGAGGAGCGGGCGGACCGGGCCATCCCGCACACCGACCTCGACGGTCTCTCGTATCTCGGCGGGTCGTCGCTCGGCGACCTGCTGGACGC
Encoded proteins:
- a CDS encoding glucose-6-phosphate isomerase, yielding MRVDLGNALSDVATPGLSREALDELDERVADAHERIQRGRDESEHGYAALNLPETANPDEIRRAVEPFADAEAVLTVGIGGSALGAATLARALPSETDAFFLDNVDPEHVTRLLDSLPLADTAVNVVSRSGTTAETLANFPVVRDAMDDAGVDWTDRTFVTTGAEGNLRRLAEKEDLPALAVPDGVPGRFSVLSTVGLACAAIQGHDLDAILRGARDEADRLAGSLYDSPAYAYGAASYALEERGAAVNAMMPYAESLETFAEWFAQLWAESLGKDGRGQTPARALGATDQHSQLQLYRAGPHDKMVTLVRPEERADRAIPHTDLDGLSYLGGSSLGDLLDAEFEATEASLAAAGQPNVRVEIDRIDERSLGELLYGMEAACVLYGELADVKTFTQPAVEWGKKAARGLLGGGDFEEADAVAEKTTLTVE